From the Gemmatimonadota bacterium genome, the window GCGCTGCTTCGCCTAGCGGCGCTCCAGGCCGCGAACATTCGGTCGGCGGCGCCGGCGGCGAGCACGACGGGGCCGTCCGGCGCGTCGTCTGGCGTGTGTACGGGGAGTCCATCGTCGTTGGTACCGCGCGCGGCGGGATTGGAGTCCACCCAAAAGAGTGTACGGATTCCGGCGGCGGCGGCACGCGCACGCGTGATCCGCCCAACCATCCCGCGACCGTAGATACCGATGCCACCGGCGCGGCGTGCGTCGTCGCGCAGCCGTGCGGCGACGCCATCCGACTGCCATTCCGCTGCGTTGAAGAATCGCCAGAACTCCGACAGCAAGGCGCGATGCTGTGGGTTGTCGGCATCGGGGAGTCCCGCGCGCCACGCGGGAGCCCATTCGTTGCTCGGCTGACCCAGGGGAATCAAGCTCCACCGCAACGCTGGCACCTTCGCGTCGGCGGCGAGCCGGTCGCTGAGCAGAAGCCGCACGGAATGGCTTGTAGCCGCGTACCGCCATTCTTCGAGCGGTTGCACGTCGGCGAAGTCGCGAAGTGCACTGAGCGCTGGGATGGCGGCAGCGGCCGCATAGACCGCCACGTGAGCGCCACTGCACTGCCAACCACGCAGGCGATCGGACATCGCCATCACCCGAGCCGCCGACGACTCGAGTGAGACAACGATGATAACTTCGAACCGCGCGTCAGTCACCGTGTGTGCCGTCGAGACAGCGCGCCATCGCCTCTGCATCGGCTTCGGTAATGGGGCTCGGCGATTCCTTGCTGCACCACACCGCGTCGTCGGCCACGCGTCGCACGACAGATGCGCGCGCCTCGGCGATGTGTGGTGATGCCGCCAGAGCGGCCACACTCTTTGAAATGAGTGCGAGACTGCCCGCGCGATCGAGCAACTGTTCCCACACGGCGAGCGCGTCCGACATCGACGTGACACCAAACGCCTGCGCAAGTTCTTGTTGAAGGCGCGCGCCCTGTTCAGAACGTGCGGTCTGCGCAAACCCACGGCGCGCAAAGATCCAGAGGGTTTGCGCGTGCGTGAGTCCGTCGCACCACTCCAGTGCAGCGCCGCCGGCTTCGTGTACGTGTCCGGTGCGCGCATTGGAAATCGCAACGCCTGCCATGCACGCCGCCACCTGTAAGTGGGCGATGTCGTCCATCGACAGTTGGTTGCCGGTCAACAACATGCGCACCACACGGGACAGCGTGCGAATGCTTTCGAGGCATACGGCGCGCGTAATGTCCGTGGCTTCGCCTTGGCACACATACGATTCGCAGCAGTGCACAAAGGCGTCGAACGCGGGTTCCGCAAAGACGCGCGGTGGCGCGCCCGCGAGCATCTGCGGGTCGAGAAGTGCCACATCGGCCACGAGCGACCAGCTTTTTCCGTGCGATTTTTTCCAGCGAGCGCCCGACTTGTCGTAACACACCACATAGCGGCTCGTTTCGGCGCCGCTCCCGGCGGTGGACGGTACCGCGATGAACAGGGGCTTGGTGATGCCGGCGCGCGTGGGCTGCCCTCTCCGCGTGCCCATTCCTACGCCGTCATAGCCGCCGTCAAACAGCCACTCGCCGAGCAATGCCTTTGCGCTGTCGAGCGCACTCCCGCCGCCAAAGGCAACGACCCAGCCAATAGAAGACCAGTCCAACTGCGCGGTGTGTTCACTCACCCACGCCGTTTCAGGCATTTCGCGATTGGTGAGCCAAATAGCGCGTGCGCCGAGTGCGGTGCGCAAAGCGACGACCGGTGCTTTGTGTTCGAGGGCCGGGTCACACACGACGAGGCAGCGGGAGCTGGTGCGCTCGGCCATGAGCGTGAGCCATGGGCCGGCGCAGTTGTCGCCCCAGATGAGTCGCGTAGGCGCGGAAAATCCGCCGCGGGCACGCTGTCCAAAGAACAGCTCTTGATCGGACTGCGCGGCAATCTGTGCGTCGTTTGCGTGCAATGTGCTCATGCGTCCTCGCGGTGCCAGCGCCACATTCGACGGAGTCCGTCGTCGAACGATGTCCATGCATCGAGTCCCAGCTCAGCGCGCGCCAACGCAATCGACGGCACGTAGTGTGAGGCGTGGCCGTGACTCGTGGCCGGTGCGGATCCTGCGAATTCGAGGGAGACTGGTGGCGTCGCGAGTGCAGCCACGCGCGACGCAGCGGTGCGCAAATCGTACGACTCTTCGGATCCTACGTTGTACGCGGCGCCGCTCTTTCCGTGCGTGAGCAACACCCAGCACCAGGCGGCGAGGTCGGCGGCGTAGAGCCACGAGCGCACGGCGGTGCCATCGCTGAGCAACGTGATGGGCCGACCCGCGAGCGCGTCGCCCATGAAGTTGCCGAGGGCAAACTGGCCGTCGAGTGGTAACCGCGGACCGAAGAGCGCGAAGACGCGCGCACACACACCGTGTACGCCGCGCGCGCAGGCGACTTGTACACGTTGTTCGGCGCGCCACTTGGCGGTGCCGAACCGCTCAGGCCCTTCCACCGCGCGCGCGCGTCCCGGGAATGCTTCGGTGATACCCGTGGGTGGCACCGGTGGCGTGCCATAGATGGATCCGCTGCTCAACTGCAACAGACGCGTGCCCTTCGTGGACTCCGCTTCTTCGCACATGCGTTCGGTGCCGTTCTCAATCAAGTCCACCACTTCGTCGGGCTGTTCGGCGTTCATGCGCGGCGGCGCCGCCGACGCCGAATGCACGATATGCGTAAACTCGCGAGTCGGTGGATCGGCCATGCGCACGTCGCCCACATGAATGCGGAGCGCCGCATCGGTCATCAGGTGCGGAAAGCGCGCGGCAAAGGTATCGCGATCGCGCACGAGCGCGGTGACGTGCACACCGAGTTGCTTCGCGCGATTT encodes:
- a CDS encoding iron-containing alcohol dehydrogenase; translation: MSTLHANDAQIAAQSDQELFFGQRARGGFSAPTRLIWGDNCAGPWLTLMAERTSSRCLVVCDPALEHKAPVVALRTALGARAIWLTNREMPETAWVSEHTAQLDWSSIGWVVAFGGGSALDSAKALLGEWLFDGGYDGVGMGTRRGQPTRAGITKPLFIAVPSTAGSGAETSRYVVCYDKSGARWKKSHGKSWSLVADVALLDPQMLAGAPPRVFAEPAFDAFVHCCESYVCQGEATDITRAVCLESIRTLSRVVRMLLTGNQLSMDDIAHLQVAACMAGVAISNARTGHVHEAGGAALEWCDGLTHAQTLWIFARRGFAQTARSEQGARLQQELAQAFGVTSMSDALAVWEQLLDRAGSLALISKSVAALAASPHIAEARASVVRRVADDAVWCSKESPSPITEADAEAMARCLDGTHGD
- a CDS encoding NAD-dependent epimerase/dehydratase family protein is translated as MTRLPAADLDAVVQRAAPAWDDLREARVFITGASGFVGSWLLESLLAANRAKQLGVHVTALVRDRDTFAARFPHLMTDAALRIHVGDVRMADPPTREFTHIVHSASAAPPRMNAEQPDEVVDLIENGTERMCEEAESTKGTRLLQLSSGSIYGTPPVPPTGITEAFPGRARAVEGPERFGTAKWRAEQRVQVACARGVHGVCARVFALFGPRLPLDGQFALGNFMGDALAGRPITLLSDGTAVRSWLYAADLAAWCWVLLTHGKSGAAYNVGSEESYDLRTAASRVAALATPPVSLEFAGSAPATSHGHASHYVPSIALARAELGLDAWTSFDDGLRRMWRWHREDA